The proteins below are encoded in one region of Apium graveolens cultivar Ventura chromosome 4, ASM990537v1, whole genome shotgun sequence:
- the LOC141719481 gene encoding uncharacterized protein LOC141719481, with protein sequence MDPNLPPTYDSYGFTITPSAMIKEFTKLAEIVKLPTKSNTPKANPDSKLWYDYHVDYGHKAYDCVALRMELQFLIKKWYLTEFITNHVRRERTPNGDDITPMRQPPPPHHKVINLIAGGSEVCGSTYSQAKRVARETNIPVAQAEVDNGTLPTLTFIESDKRSIREPQQDILVISLPVGNFLIRRILVDNESAASITMLSTLK encoded by the coding sequence ATGGACCCAAATTTGCCACCAACGTATGACAGTTATGGTTTCACAATAACACCGTCAGCTATGATAAAAGAGTTCACCAAGCTGGCAGAAATAGTCAAATTGCCAACGAAGAGCAACACACCCAAGGCGAATCCAGACTCCAAATTATGGTATGACTACCATGTAGATTATGGACACAAAGCTTATGACTGCGTGGCTTTACGAATGGAGTTACAGTTTTTAATCAAGAAATGGTACTTAACTGAGTTCATAACAAACCACGTCAGGCGAGAAAGAACACCTAACGGAGATGACATAACACCAATGAGACAACCACCACCCCCACATCATAAAGTAATCAACCTCATTGCTGGTGGTTCTGAAGTATGTGGATCAACATACTCTCAAGCCAAAAGGGTGGCTAGAGAAACAAACATACCAGTTGCACAAGCGGAAGTTGACAATGGTACTCTACCAACTTTGACATTTATTGAATCAGATAAGAGGAGTATTCGAGAACCACAACAGGATATTCTTGTCATCTCACTCCCGGTGGGAAATTTCTTGATCAGAAGGATATTGGTTGACAACGAAAGTGCTGCCAGCATCACGATGTTGAGCACGTTAAAGTAA